A genomic region of Maridesulfovibrio bastinii DSM 16055 contains the following coding sequences:
- a CDS encoding DUF2628 domain-containing protein: MFITTTEDYEAYIGPNSYKYLYNFSKFQALRESFTVTWHWPAFFFGFWWFLYRKMYFWAVISLLVTFLPFGNFIAQIGYGLSAYYLYYRDCSTKINMITEGCNPQNVRHVLQDAGGVHSWVKIVGIICFFLQPVWIFFVTIFFGGAMMLSMHQFMM, encoded by the coding sequence ATGTTTATCACAACTACAGAAGACTACGAGGCCTATATAGGCCCTAATTCATATAAATATCTGTATAACTTTTCCAAGTTTCAGGCTCTTAGGGAAAGTTTTACCGTAACATGGCACTGGCCGGCCTTTTTCTTTGGATTCTGGTGGTTTTTGTACCGTAAAATGTATTTCTGGGCAGTCATATCACTTTTGGTGACATTCCTGCCTTTCGGAAATTTCATTGCCCAGATAGGTTATGGCCTCAGTGCTTACTATCTGTATTATCGCGACTGCTCCACAAAAATAAACATGATTACAGAGGGCTGCAATCCGCAAAATGTCAGGCATGTCCTGCAGGATGCGGGTGGCGTTCACAGCTGGGTCAAAATAGTCGGAATAATATGTTTCTTCCTTCAACCGGTCTGGATCTTCTTTGTCACAATATTCTTCGGCGGTGCGATGATGCTCAGCATGCACCAGTTCATGATGTAA
- a CDS encoding DUF2628 domain-containing protein: MQENTNQVTEEDLSEFVGKNKIKYLYKFSKFRIRNNRFALTWHWPAFFFGPFWFLYRKLYLWAALSLVFVSIGGFLVQLACGICANYIYYLDCRKKIQHIKSCNPEHSTAEALREAGGVHRWVLWNSIALVLIFTAAGFYFHDSFLKNTKIYHQEIIIKEKPEHHNPPQTIPKNQQPAPKEI; the protein is encoded by the coding sequence ATGCAGGAAAATACTAATCAAGTAACGGAAGAGGATCTTTCAGAATTTGTAGGTAAAAATAAAATAAAATACTTATACAAATTTTCGAAATTCAGAATAAGAAACAACAGATTTGCTCTCACATGGCACTGGCCGGCATTTTTCTTCGGACCATTCTGGTTTTTATACCGCAAACTTTATTTATGGGCTGCCCTGTCTCTTGTTTTTGTCTCAATTGGAGGATTCCTTGTCCAGCTCGCCTGCGGCATCTGTGCAAATTACATTTATTATCTGGATTGCCGGAAAAAAATACAGCATATAAAATCATGCAATCCTGAACACAGCACAGCCGAGGCACTTAGGGAAGCCGGGGGAGTTCACCGCTGGGTACTATGGAACAGTATCGCACTGGTGCTTATTTTCACTGCAGCAGGATTCTATTTCCATGACTCATTTTTAAAGAATACAAAAATATATCATCAGGAAATAATTATAAAAGAAAAACCTGAACATCATAATCCACCGCAAACAATACCAAAAAACCAGCAACCAGCACCAAAAGAAATATAG